From Mycosarcoma maydis chromosome 16, whole genome shotgun sequence, a single genomic window includes:
- a CDS encoding uncharacterized protein (related to oxidoreductase), whose product MAEATPIPIISLHSDDAGAPLGARILDAVVKTGFFYLTHHGINQDEIDLLFSQSAEFFLNESEAERQSHQDRNNNTGYTSMMQERLDPKSKAEGDLKESFYLAGLSRAEGGSSTVEEQYRPPSQTLPPTLSQHREAIATFIEKCKGVCDTVLAGFAEAIDLPTRYFADSHHGQHDRLRLIHYPPTAVCDSSTDTSATTSIRAGSHSDYGSCTLLFQKDVGGLQVEMQPGQWVDIPPQKGCIVVNVGDAMEFWSAGMFRSTQHRVVLPRSESESGSRFSVAYFCQPDEDARLIPLEISENVRQRCQGNLMDRDEFQKRCVAKGVSNVAELTGGQHLRARLRASYRVARS is encoded by the coding sequence ATGGCCGAAGCAACTCCGATTCCTATCATTTCACTCCATAGCGACGACGCTGGAGCACCCCTCGGTGCACGGATCTTGGATGCCGTCGTCAAGACCGGCTTCTTCTACCTCACCCACCATGGTATCAACCAGGACGAAATCGATCTGCTCTTCAGTCAAAGTGCCGAGTTCTTCCTAAATGAGTCGGAAGCTGAGCGCCAGAGCCACCAGGACCGGAATAACAATACGGGCTACACATCGATGATGCAAGAGCGTCTTGATCCAAAGAGCAAGGCTGAAGGCGATCTCAAAGAGTCGTTCTACCTCGCTGGCCTCTCTCGAGCTGAAGGGGGATCGTCGACAGTTGAGGAGCAGTATCGACCGCCTTCACAGACGCTACCGCCAACACTGTCACAGCATCGAGAAGCGATTGCGACCTTCATCGAAAAATGCAAGGGTGTCTGCGATACAGTTTTAGCAGGCTTTGCGGAGGCGATAGATCTGCCTACGAGATACTTTGCCGATTCACATCATGGCCAGCATGATCGATTGCGGCTGATTCACTATCCTCCGACTGCCGTTTGCGATTCATCTACTGACACATCGGCAACTACAAGCATCCGTGCTGGTTCTCACTCGGACTACGGCTCCTGCACGTTACTCTTTCAAAAGGACGTTGGTGGGCTGCAAGTCGAAATGCAGCCGGGCCAGTGGGTTGACATTCCGCCTCAAAAAGGATGCATCGTGGTCAACGTGGGCGATGCGATGGAGTTTTGGAGCGCCGGAATGTTCCGTTCGACACAGCATCGAGTGGTGCTGCCCCGCAGCGAGTCCGAGAGTGGTTCTCGTTTCTCAGTAGCATACTTTTGTCAGCCAGACGAAGATGCTCGGCTGATACCACTGGAAATCTCGGAGAATGTGCGGCAAAGGTGTCAAGGTAATTTGATGGACAGAGACGAATTCCAAAAGCGATGCGTGGCTAAAGGTGTCTCGAACGTCGCTGAGCTGACAG
- a CDS encoding uncharacterized protein (related to D-amino-acid oxidase), whose protein sequence is MTNQLHVVVLGAGVLGLTDAFELRERGYRVTILARDLPFDSFSQTFASPWAGANWCSFATLDDKPAQRRDEITFKKWLKLHTRLPEEVMAIMEFTDIGLTKRDTKDVWFSNLTPEFSVLPDADEMGAHAIKYKSFTISVPLYTRWLVSELTSTKPILLDATRAGPPVEIRRCSTLTSLSAVRSLVPGCDLVVNATGVGAADLADVRDPNVYPIRGQTVLINVPSFASPNRAARCVMKLSKPNAYYVIPRARSGQVILGGSFELRQSSTTPDRNLAERIMEECAKLVPEIVPEGKTWKDIDVVSHNVGLRPARENGARVELERLGGNGLTVVHSYGIGPAGYQASFGIAKEVADLVDKHAGRQSRL, encoded by the coding sequence ATGACAAATCAACTTCACGTAGTGGTCCTCGGCGCTGGAGTGCTTGGACTGACCGATGCCTTTGAGCTGCGCGAACGCGGCTACAGAGTGACCATCCTCGCACGCGATCTACCTTTCGACTCTTTCTCCCAGACCTTCGCCAGTCCTTGGGCTGGAGCCAACTGGTGTTCCTTCGCTACTCTCGACGACAAGCCAGCACAGCGTCGAGACGAAATCACGTTTAAGAAATGGCTCAAGCTTCACACGCGTTTACCAGAGGAAGTAATGGCAATAATGGAGTTTACCGATATCGGCCTCACCAAGCGAGATACCAAGGATGTATGGTTCAGCAACCTGACTCCTGAATTCAGCGTCCTGCCAGACGCCGATGAAATGGGAGCGCATGCAATCAAGTACAAATCTTTTACTATTAGCGTACCGCTGTACACGCGCTGGTTGGTGTCGGAGTTGACTTCGACCAAGCCCATTCTCCTTGATGCTACGCGAGCCGGTCCGCCAGTAGAAATCCGACGATGCTCCACGCTAACCAGCTTATCCGCTGTACGATCACTCGTACCAGGCTGCGATTTGGTAGTCAATGCGACAGGCGTAGGAGCGGCAGACTTGGCCGACGTACGCGATCCCAACGTCTACCCAATTCGTGGACAAACCGTTCTTATCAATGTACCATCCTTCGCCTCCCCCAAtcgcgctgctcgctgcgTTATGAAGCTCTCCAAGCCCAACGCCTACTACGTCATTCCACGAGCAAGGTCTGGGCAAGTCATCCTCGGTGGAAGCTTTGAACTTCGGCAATCATCCACCACCCCTGATCGCAACTTGGCGGAAAGGATCATGGAAGAGTGCGCAAAGCTGGTGCCTGAAATTGTACCCGAGGGAAAGACATGGAAAGATATCGACGTTGTTTCTCACAATGTCGGCTTGAGACCTGCTAGGGAGAATGGGGCTAGGGTTGAGTTGGAGAGGTTGGGAGGAAATGGGTTGACGGTGGTTCATTCGTATGGAATCGGTCCGGCAGGCTATCAGGCTAGTTTTGGTATCGCAAAGGAGGTGGCTGATCTGGTGGATAAGCATGCTGGTCGCCAGTCGAGGCTGTAG